In Hamadaea flava, a genomic segment contains:
- a CDS encoding SLC13 family permease encodes MSVQAWLAVAVFAAAYVLIATEWVHRVAAALGGAIAMLLIGATNAEEAFFSSDSGIDWNVIFLLIGMMLIVAVLRRTGLFEYLAIWAVKRARGRPYPVMVILVLITGIASAGLDNVTTVLLVAPVTLFVCDRLGLPAAPFLIAEVMASNIGGTATLIGDPPNIIIASRSGLTFNDFLSVLAPIVLILLVVFLALCRWLFRHAFSADSSRVASVLAMREREAIRNPRLLAVSLAVLAVVLAAFLLHSLLHLEPSVVAIVGGLILLAASRLDPDEIARDVEWHTLIFFAGLFVMVGGLVNTGVIDTVSSAATDAVDGRLWGATMLLLWASAALSAIVDNIPYVATMSPIVADLVHADGTPTGNVLWWALALGADLGGNATAIGASANVVMLGIAERSGRPISFWQFTKYGLVVTVITVAVCVPYLYLRFF; translated from the coding sequence GTGAGCGTTCAGGCTTGGCTGGCGGTGGCCGTCTTCGCCGCCGCGTACGTCCTGATCGCCACCGAATGGGTTCACCGGGTGGCTGCCGCGCTCGGCGGGGCGATCGCGATGCTGCTCATCGGAGCCACGAATGCCGAGGAGGCGTTCTTCTCCTCGGACTCCGGCATCGACTGGAACGTGATCTTCCTGCTGATCGGCATGATGCTGATCGTGGCGGTGCTGCGCCGCACGGGTTTGTTCGAATACTTGGCGATCTGGGCCGTCAAACGCGCCCGCGGCCGGCCGTACCCGGTGATGGTCATCCTCGTGCTGATCACCGGAATAGCGTCGGCGGGGCTGGACAACGTCACCACTGTCCTGCTGGTCGCGCCGGTGACCCTCTTCGTGTGCGACCGGCTCGGCCTGCCTGCCGCGCCGTTCCTGATCGCCGAGGTCATGGCCTCCAACATCGGCGGTACCGCGACGCTGATCGGCGACCCGCCGAACATCATCATCGCCAGCAGGTCCGGGCTGACGTTCAACGACTTCCTGTCGGTGCTGGCGCCGATCGTGCTGATCCTGCTCGTGGTGTTCCTGGCCCTGTGCCGGTGGCTGTTCCGCCACGCGTTCTCTGCCGACAGCAGCCGGGTCGCGTCGGTGCTGGCGATGCGTGAACGTGAGGCGATCCGCAACCCACGCCTGCTCGCGGTCAGTCTCGCCGTCCTGGCGGTCGTGCTCGCCGCGTTCCTACTGCACTCGCTGCTGCACCTAGAGCCGTCGGTCGTCGCGATCGTCGGCGGGTTGATCCTGCTCGCGGCGTCCCGCCTCGATCCGGACGAGATCGCCCGCGACGTCGAATGGCATACGCTCATCTTCTTCGCCGGACTGTTCGTCATGGTCGGCGGACTGGTCAACACCGGTGTCATCGACACCGTCTCCAGCGCCGCCACCGATGCCGTCGACGGTCGGCTGTGGGGTGCCACCATGCTGCTGCTGTGGGCGTCGGCCGCCCTGTCGGCCATCGTGGACAACATTCCCTACGTGGCGACGATGAGCCCGATCGTCGCCGACCTCGTCCACGCCGACGGCACCCCGACCGGCAACGTGCTGTGGTGGGCCCTCGCGCTCGGCGCCGACCTCGGCGGCAACGCCACAGCCATCGGCGCGTCGGCCAACGTGGTCATGCTCGGCATCGCCGAGCGTTCGGGCAGACCGATCTCGTTCTGGCAGTTCACCAAGTATGGGCTTGTCGTCACCGTCATCACCGTCGCAGTCTGCGTCCCCTACCTGTATCTGCGGTTCTTCTGA
- a CDS encoding CBS domain-containing protein, translating into MRAADLVQPYPTVTLTTPAIEAARILADADLPGLIVVDNQGRPFAVLPGTQVLRLAVPSYCQDDPALTHLVDEAAADVFVRELGDRTVRELLPPQPHELPVVPPQATALEMAALMARTRSPLVAVVDGALLGAVTLHALLDRVLPL; encoded by the coding sequence GTGCGCGCCGCCGACCTCGTTCAGCCTTATCCGACGGTCACTCTCACGACGCCCGCTATCGAGGCGGCCCGGATTCTGGCCGATGCCGATCTGCCCGGTCTGATCGTCGTCGACAACCAGGGCCGACCATTCGCCGTCCTACCCGGTACGCAGGTGCTGCGGCTGGCGGTGCCGTCCTACTGCCAGGACGATCCCGCGCTGACCCATCTGGTCGACGAGGCCGCCGCCGACGTGTTCGTCCGCGAACTCGGCGACCGCACTGTGCGCGAGCTACTGCCGCCACAACCCCACGAACTACCCGTCGTACCGCCGCAAGCGACCGCGTTGGAGATGGCAGCGCTGATGGCGCGTACGCGCAGCCCCCTGGTGGCCGTCGTCGACGGCGCGCTGCTCGGTGCGGTCACCTTGCACGCGCTGCTGGACCGGGTGCTGCCGCTGTGA
- a CDS encoding SPW repeat protein produces the protein MASTISIERHPDIVALRQKYEQVNETWAAHVVTGLVLLSGLYLAISPWVVGFQSLAPLAISNIATGAVLVALACGLTASFERWHGVTWVIPVLGIWAFVSPWVIRGTVNTTPAVASNVSVGAVTAVLGAATLYLSMRRMRR, from the coding sequence ATGGCTTCCACGATCAGCATCGAGCGGCATCCCGACATTGTGGCGTTGCGCCAGAAGTACGAACAGGTCAACGAGACCTGGGCCGCTCACGTCGTCACCGGCCTCGTTCTGCTATCGGGGTTGTATCTTGCGATTTCACCCTGGGTGGTCGGCTTCCAATCGCTGGCACCGCTCGCGATCAGCAACATCGCCACCGGCGCGGTGCTCGTCGCGCTCGCCTGCGGCTTGACCGCGTCGTTTGAGCGTTGGCACGGCGTCACCTGGGTGATTCCCGTTCTCGGTATTTGGGCGTTCGTGTCACCGTGGGTAATCCGCGGCACGGTCAACACCACGCCCGCAGTCGCGAGCAACGTGTCCGTCGGCGCCGTGACCGCCGTACTCGGCGCCGCCACGCTCTACCTGAGCATGCGGAGAATGAGGCGTTAG